The following coding sequences are from one Capsicum annuum cultivar UCD-10X-F1 chromosome 3, UCD10Xv1.1, whole genome shotgun sequence window:
- the LOC107863314 gene encoding probable methyltransferase PMT15, producing the protein MAGSNQTPYYTPTSKPSSTTHPFSSWKKLTLYYSLAAITFLCCACYYAGYLQHSNSIALRLTTTTTSNIASVTTNCFPSQNTTSPLSSSSSSSSSQLDFTSHHSAGENGAVAPDDTVKIHPPCDIKYSEYTPCEDPKRSLKFNRDRLIYRERHCPEQSEFLKCRIPAPYGYKNPFKWPLSRDLAWYANVPHKELTVEKAVQNWIRFEGDRFRFPGGGTMFPNGADAYIDDIGKLINLKDGSIRTAIDTGCGVASWGAYLLSRNILAISFAPRDTHEAQVQFALERGVPALIGVIASKRLPYPSRAFDMAHCSRCLIPWGEYDGTYLIEVDRVLRPGGYWILSGPPIRWRKYWKGWERTRADLNAEQTKIEKVARSLCWKKFVEKDDIAIWQKPYNHLHCKELRKASKNPPMCPAQDPDRAWYTEIETCLTPLPEVSSEEKVAGGQLEKWPKRLHAIPPRISRGTVNGVTSDTFKKDSQLWKRRVSYYKTVNNQLGQPGRYRNLLDMNAYLGGFAANLVDDPVWVMNIVPAEAKVNTLGVIYERGLIGTYQSWCEAMSTYPRTYDLIHADAVLTLYKDRCEMEDILLEMDRILRPEGSVIMRDDVDTLIKVKRITDGLNWDSQIVDHEDGPLEREKLLFAVKTYWTAPSSKES; encoded by the exons ATGGCGGGCTCTAACCAAACCCCATACTACACTCCAACTTCCAAACCATCATCCACCACACACCCTTTCTCTTCCTGGAAAAAACTCACTCTTTATTATTCTTTAGCTGCCATTACTTTCCTCTGTTGTGCTTGTTATTATGCTGGTTATTTACAACACAGCAACAGCATCGCCCTTCGCCTTACTACTACCACTACCTCTAACATTGCCTCAGTTACCACTAATTGCTTCCCTTCTCAAAACACTACTTCCCctctttcatcatcttcttcttcttcttcttcccaattGGATTTCACCTCACACCATTCCGCTGGCGAAAACGGAGCTGTGGCACCAGATGACACAGTTAAAATTCACCCGCCGTGTGATATTAAGTACAGTGAGTACACTCCTTGTGAAGACCCCAAGAGGTCATTGAAGTTCAACAGAGACAGATTGATATACAGAGAAAGACATTGTCCGGAACAGAGTGAATTCTTGAAATGCCGTATACCGGCTCCATACGGTTACAAGAATCCGTTCAAGTGGCCACTGAGCCGGGATCTTGCGTGGTATGCTAACGTGCCACACAAGGAATTAACCGTGGAGAAGGCTGTGCAGAACTGGATTCGATTCGAAGGTGACAGGTTCAGGTTCCCTGGTGGTGGCACTATGTTCCCTAATGGTGCAGATGCATACATTGATGATATTGGCAAATTGATTAATCTTAAAGATGGTTCCATTAGAACCGCCATTGATACAGGCTGTGGG GTGGCGAGTTGGGGAGCGTATCTTTTGTCGAGGAATATTTTAGCTATATCATTTGCACCTAGAGATACACACGAAGCACAGGTCCAATTTGCTCTTGAGCGTGGAGTTCCTGCTTTGATTGGAGTTATTGCCTCCAAGAGACTACCTTATCCGTCTAGAGCATTTGACATGGCTCATTGCTCTCGTTGCCTCATTCCTTGGGGCGAATATG ATGGTACATACTTGATCGAAGTTGATAGAGTCCTGAGGCCTGGTGGTTATTGGATTCTCTCTGGTCCACCAATCCGCTGGAGGAAATACTGGAAAGGTTGGGAAAGAACCAGAGCAGACCTAAATGCTGAACAAACTAAAATTGAGAAAGTGGCTAGAAGCCTTTGCTGGAAAAAGTTTGTTGAGAAAGATGACATTGCTATATGGCAGAAGCCATACAATCATTTACACTGCAAGGAATTGCGGAAGGCGTCAAAGAATCCACCAATGTGTCCTGCCCAAGATCCTGATAGAGCCTG GTACACAGAGATTGAAACTTGTTTAACTCCTTTACCTGAAGTTTCAAGTGAAGAAAAGGTAGCTGGTGGACAGTTGGAAAAATGGCCTAAAAGATTACACGCGATACCACCAAGGATTAGCAGAGGAACTGTAAATGGGGTCACATCAGACACTTTCAAGAAGGATTCACAACTATGGAAAAGAAGAGTTTCGTACTACAAGACAGTGAATAATCAACTTGGCCAGCCGGGGAGATACCGAAATCTGTTAGATATGAATGCCTACTTGGGTGGTTTTGCTGCTAATTTGGTTGATGATCCTGTCTGGGTCATGAATATAGTTCCTGCTGAAGCTAAGGTTAACACACTTGGTGTTATCTATGAACGAGGGTTAATAGGAACATATCAGAGCTG GTGTGAGGCCATGTCAACTTACCCAAGAACGTATGACCTCATTCACGCTGACGCTGTACTTACTCTCTACAAAGACAG ATGTGAAATGGAGGATATATTACTTGAAATGGACAGAATATTAAGGCCAGAAGGAAGTGTAATAATGAGAGATGATGTAGATACATTGATCAAAGTAAAGAGGATTACAGATGGGCTGAACTGGGATAGCCAAATAGTGGATCATGAAGACGGACCTTTGGAGAGGGAAAAGCTTCTCTTTGCAGTAAAGACATATTGGACAGCTCCATCATCCAAAGAATCTTAA